GGGGGAGGGGTGGCTTATTTCCTCGGAGATCTTCTCGGTCCTCAGCTGCGCTGTCCCTAGGTCGCGGGGCCCTCGCTTCGGTGGCTTCTCGGCAGTACGGCAGGCACAGGGCCTGCCGGGCAGCAACGCCCCACACCGAAGGAGCACCGACATGAGCGAGCAGAGGATCGACCACGCCGCGACCCGGGCGGCACTGACCGAGCACGCGGCCGCGTTCATCGCCAACCCCGCGGGGTGGCCTGCGGCGATGGCGGCGCGGGCGCTGCGGCTGCGTACCGGGCACCCCGCCTACTCGCCGAACAACCAGGCGCTGATCGTCGGCCAGCTGTGGCACCGGTTCGCCCGCGACGGCATGGGCGAGGATGCCGCGTTCTCGGCCGCGATCACCGCCGCCGCGCAGGAGATCGCGCCCGCGCACGTCTGGCGCCAGCGCGGGTTCACCCCTCGCGGTGCGGCGCTGTGCATCTACTCCCGGCCGATCCCGCTGTGGATCGACCCCGACACGGGCAAGAAATGCACCGCCGAGACTCCCGGCGCCGTCCGCAAGAGCGTGTTCCGGATCGAGCGGACCTACCGCGCCGAGGACGTCACCAACGAGCACGGCCAGAGCGCCACCAGCGCCTACGCCGCGCCGGAGCTGCCCGAGGGGGAAGCGCGCGAGGTGTATGAGCGGCTCGCCGGGTGGATCACCGCGCAGGGCTGGAGCATCACCCGCACCACCCGCGACACCGCCGAGGCAGGCGTCACCCGGCACGCCGGCCGCTCCATCACCATTCACGGCGGGCTGGGCGAGTGGGCGGCCGTGGAGACGCTCACCCACGAGATCGCGCACGCCCTGCTGCACGGCGCCGACGACGAACGTCCCTACGCCGGAGAGCACCGCGGCGACATGG
The sequence above is a segment of the Cumulibacter manganitolerans genome. Coding sequences within it:
- a CDS encoding ImmA/IrrE family metallo-endopeptidase encodes the protein MSEQRIDHAATRAALTEHAAAFIANPAGWPAAMAARALRLRTGHPAYSPNNQALIVGQLWHRFARDGMGEDAAFSAAITAAAQEIAPAHVWRQRGFTPRGAALCIYSRPIPLWIDPDTGKKCTAETPGAVRKSVFRIERTYRAEDVTNEHGQSATSAYAAPELPEGEAREVYERLAGWITAQGWSITRTTRDTAEAGVTRHAGRSITIHGGLGEWAAVETLTHEIAHALLHGADDERPYAGEHRGDMEAEAEAVAYGLLRSYDQHALARGSARYAAEWTRDPARVAVAYERASHVLDAVAAVAHGAPGVTVQESAKAAKAEQAARNKEIAAALRAAGLEPRGEAWARAKAGEPVAAIVAALST